In Flavobacterium enshiense, the genomic stretch TGTGAGTGTTGCGACAATCAATATCAATCCGCAACCAAATGCAGGAACTGGCGGAAGCACGATAGTTTGTGAATCAAATGCTACTCCAATCGACTTGTTCGGTTTAATCACCGGAGAGCAGGCAGGCGGAAGCTGGACGAGATTAACGGGAACAGGAGGGATGTTCAATGCGACAGCAGGAACCTTTATACCTGCAATTGGATCAACAACCAGTACGTTCCAATACAGTTTAACAGCATTAGCCCCGTGTAGTAACGATGTGAGTGTTGTAACTGTTAATATTCAGCCTCAGGCAAATGCGGGTTTGGATGGTACGTTCAATTTATGTAATTCAACTCATAATGCGATACATTTGGATGATGTTATAACAGGACAGCAATCAGGAGGGGTTTGGGTGCAAACATCAGGTTTGACAGGTACTTTTAATCCGATGTCAGCCATATTTACACCTGCTGTTGGTACTGTGTCAGCTACATTCACATATACGGTTCCAGGGGTTTTCCCTTGTCCTGATGATGTTAGTGTTGCAACAGTTATCCTAATTGACGAACCAAAAGCAGGAACCGACGGAGCTACAACGATTTGTGATTCCAACACATCATCGATTGACTTATTCGGGTTAATCACCGGCGAGCAGGCAGGCGGAACCTGGACCAGATTATCAGGAACGGGTGGAACATTCAATGCGGCAGCAGGAACATTCGTAGCGGCACCAGGCGCAACAACCAGTACCTTCCAATACGGTTTAGACGCGGTCGGCCCATGCGCTGCAGATACGAGTGTGGTGACAATTACCATCCTCCCACAAAAAATTGCAGGAACTGACGGCTCTACAACGATTTGTGAAACCAGTACAGCAGCGATTGACTTATTCGGTTTAATCTCCGGAGAGCAGCCAAACGGAATCTGGACGAGATTAACAGGAACAGGCGGAACATTCAATGCGGTAGCAGGAACCTTTATACCGGCACCAGGCGCAACAAGCAGTACATTCCGATACTTTTTAACAGGAACCACCCCATGTGTTGATGATGTGAGTGTGGCGACGATTATCATTAATGCACAACCAAATGCAGGAACCGACGGAGCTACAACGATTTGTGATTCCAATACAACATTAATTAACTTATTCGGTTTGATCACCGGAGAGCAAACAGGCGGAACCTGGACCAGATTAACAGGAACAGGCGGAACATTCAACGCGGCAGCAGGAACCTTTTTACCGGCACCGGGCGCAACAACCAGTACGTTCCAATACAGTTTAACCGCACTCGCCCCATGTCTTGACGATGTGAGTGTGGCTACTATCAATATCAATGCACAACCAAATGCGGGAGCTGACGGAGCTACAACGATTTGTGATTCCGATACATCATCGATTGACTTATTCGTTTTAATCACCGGGGAGCAAACAGGCGGAACCTGGACCAGGTTAACGGGAACAGGCGGAACGTTCGATGCGGCAGCAGGAACCTTTGTACCGGCACCAGGTGCAACAAACAGTACATTCCAGTACAGTTTAACAGCAATCGCCCCATGTGTTAACGATGTGAGTGTAGCGACGGTCAATATCAATGCACAACCATATGCAGGAACCGACGGAGCTATAACCATTTGTGATTCCGATACAGCATCGATTGACTTATTCGGTTTAATCACCGGAGAGCAAACAGGCGGAACCTGGATCAGATTAACAGGAACAGGCGGAACGTTCAACGCGGCAGCAGGAACCTTTGTACCGGCACCAGGCACAACAAGCAGTACGTTCCAATACAGTTTAACAGCAATCACACCATGTATTAACGATGTGAGTGAGGCTACAATCAATATCAATGCACAGCCAAATGCTGGAACCGACGGAGCCACAACGATTTGTGATTCCGATACATCATCGATTGACTTATTCGGTTTAATCACCGGAGAGCAGGCAGGCGGAACCTGGACCAGATTAACAGGAACGGGCGGAACATTCAATGAGGCAGCAGGTACATTCGTAGCAGCAACAGGTGCAACGAGCAGTACATTCCAATACTTTTTGACAGGAACCGCTCCATGTGTTGACGATGTGAGTGTTGCGACAATCAATATCAATCCACAGCACATTGCGGGAAACGACGGAGCTACAACGATTTGTGATTCCAGTACAGCATCGATTGACTTATTCGGTTTAATCGCCGGAGAGCAGACGGGCGGAACATGGACGAGATTAACAGGAACAGGCGGAACGTTCAACGCGGCAGCAGGAACCTTTGTACCGGCACCGGGAGCAACAAGCAGTACGTTCCAATACTTTTTAATAGGAACTCCTCCATGTATAAACGATGTGAGTATTGCAACGGTCAATATCAATCCACAACCAAATGCAGGAACCGACGGAGCCACAACGATTTGTGATTCCGATACATCATCGATTGACTTATTCGGTTTAATCACCGGAGAGCAAACAGGCGGAACCTGGATCAGATTAACAGGAACAGGCGGAACATTCAATGCGGCAGCAGGAACCTTTGTACCGGCACCAGGCGCAACGAGCAGTTCGTTCCAATACAGTTTAACCGCACTCGCCCCATGTGTCGACGATGTGAGTGTTGCGACGATCAATATCAATGCGCAACCAAATGCAGGAATCGACGGAGCTACAACGATTTGTGATTCCAGTACAACATCGATTGACTTATTCGGTTTAATCACCGGAGAGCAAACAGGCGGAACCTGGATCAGATTAACAGGAACGGGCGGAACGTTCAATGCTGTAGCAGGAACCTTTGTGCCGGCAGCAGGCGCAACAAGCAGTACGTTCCAATACAGTTTAACAGCAGTCGCCCCATGTGTTAACGATGTAAGTGTGGCGACGATCAATATCAATGCACAACCAAATGCAGGTGCCGACGGAGCCACAACCATTTGTGATTCCAGTACAACATCGATTGACTTATTCGGGTTAATCGCCGGAGAGCAGGCGGGCGGAATCTGGACCAGATTAACAGGAACGGGCGGAACGTTCAATGCGGCAGCAGGAACCTTTTTACCGGCACCGGGCGCAACAACAAGTACATTCCAATACAGTTTAACTGCAATCGCCCCATGTATTAACGATATAAGTGTGGCTACGATCAATATCAATGCACAACCAAATGCAGGAAACGACGGAGCTACAACGATTTGTGATTCCAATACATCATCGATTGACTTATTCGGTTTAATCACTGGAGAGCAGGCAGGCGGAACCTGGACCAGATTAACAGGAACTGGCGGAACGTTCAATGCGGCAGCAGGTACGTTCGTAGCGGCAACAGGTGCAACAACCAGTACGTTCCAATACAGTTTAACAGGAGCCGCTCCATGTGTTGATGATGTGAGTGTTGCGACAATCAATATCAATCCACAGCATATTGCGGGAGCCGACGGAGCTACAACGATTTGTGATTCCAGCACATCATCGATTGACTTGTTCGGTTTAATCTCCGGGGAGCAGGTAGGCGGAACCTGGATGAGATTGTCAGGAACAGGCGGAACGTTCAACGCGGCAGCAGGAACCTTTGTGCCGGCACCAGGCGCAACAAGCAGTACATTCCAATATTTTTTGCCAGGAACCGCTCCATGTGTTAACGATGTGAGTGTAGCGACTGTCAATATCAATCCACAACCGATTGCAGGAACTGACGGAGCCACAACGATTTGTGATTCCAATACAACATCAATTAACTTATTTGGTTTAATCACCGGAGAGCAAACTGGCGGAACTTGGACGAGATTAACAGGAACAGGCGGAACGTTCAATGCGGCAGCAGGAACCTTTGTGCCGGCAGCAGGCGCAACAACCAGTACATTCCAATACAGTTTAACAGCAATCGCCCCATGTGTCGACGATGTGAGTGTGGCGACGATCAATATCAATGCACAGCCAAATGCTGGAACCGACGGAGCCACAACGATTTGTGATTCCGATACATCATCGATTGACTTATTCAGTTTAATCACCGGAGAGCAGGCAGGCGGAACCTGGACCAGATTAACAGGGACAGGCGGAACATTCAATGCGGCATCAGGTACATTCGTAGCAGCAACAGGTGCAACGAGCAGTACATTCCAATACTTTTTGCCAGGAACCGCTCCATGCGTTGACGATGTGAGTGTTGCGACAATCAATATCAATCCACAGCACATTGCGGGAGCTGACGGAGCTACAACGATTTGTGATTCCAGTACAGCATCGATTGACTTATTCGGTTTAATCACCGGAGAGCAGACGGGCGGAACATGGACGAGATTAACAGGAACAGGCGGAACGTTCAACGCGGCAGCAGGAACCTTTGTACCGGCACCAGGTGCAACAAGCAGTACGTTCCAATACTTTTTAATAGGAACTCCTCCATGTATAAACGATGTGAGTATTGCAACGGTCAATATCAATCCACAACCAAATGCAGGAACCGACGGAGCTACAACGATTTGTGATTCCGATACATCATCGATTGACTTATTCGGTTTAATCGCCGGAGAGCAAACAGGAGGAACCTGGACGAGATTAACAGGAACAGGCGGAACGTTCAACGCGGCCGCAGGAACCTTTGTACCGGCACCAGGCGCAACAAGCAGTTCGTTCCAATACAGTTTAACCGCAATCGCCCCATGTATTGATGATGAGAGTGTTGCGACGGTCAATATCAATGCACAGCCAAATGCAGGAACCGACGGAGCCATAACGATTTGTGATTCCAGTACAACATCGATTGACTTATTCGGTTTAATCACCGGGGAGCAAACAGGCGGAACCTGGATCAGATTAACAGGAACAGGCGGAACATTCAATGCGGGAGCAGGAACCTTTGTGCCGGCACCAGGCGCAACGAGCAGTTCGTTCCAATACAGTTTAACAGCAATCGCCCCATGTATTAACGATGTGAGTGTAGCGACGGTCAATATCAATCCACAACCAAATGCAGGTGCCGACGGAGCTACAACGATTTGTGATTCCAGTACAACATCTATTGACTTATTCGGCTTAATCGCCGGAGAGCAGGCAGGCGGAACCTGGACCAGATTAACAGGAACAGGCGGAACATTCAATGCGGGAGCAGGAACCTTTGTGCCAGCACCAGGCGCAACAAGCAGTACGTTCCAATACAGTTTAACAGCACTCGCACCATGTATTGATGATGTGAGTGTGGCGATGATCAATATCAATGCGCAACCAAATGCAGGGACCGACGGAGCCACAACGATTTGTGATTCCGATACATCATCGATTGACTTATTCGGTTTAATCTCCGGAGAGCAAACAGGCGGAACCTGGATGAGGTTAACAGGAACAAGCGGAACGTTCAATGCTGTAGCAGGAACCTTTGTACCGACGTCAGG encodes the following:
- a CDS encoding PKD-like domain-containing protein, whose amino-acid sequence is MKKILLLLILISSSIFSQNYNMQDGTFPTCSGTFYDSDGNGGNMVMITNFDGAGGYTTMTQTNLGSSVGSTDRSTACPVATGANATCGGSNGSITVDGLNPNTSYTVNYEDDGTPVSVALSSNAAGQIIISGLDAGNYTNIVTDFPGCTAAFSNVVLSGGGTSPSLTSVTSTSPICYGGNAVFNLTGTANTAVTYNINGGASQMTTLNGAGLSSITIPSATANTTFNATSIAFVGGAPVTGNGLSASGGNNAANASGTISTVGSAALATNCASVDGTNSILTITLQHTVPVGTSITISIARNNNQGNVTISDGAASTTFNAGPNNVLRYITFVTGAPTNTIIITRTNGTVWVDGVQYTCTPLLCTAAVALSNTVAVNPQPNVGTDGATTICDSSTASIDLFALITGEQTGGNWIRLTGTGGTFNAAAGTFIPAAGATTSTFEYSLTAVAPCINNVSVATININPQPNAGTGGSTIVCESNATPIDLFGLITGEQAGGSWTRLTGTGGMFNATAGTFIPAIGSTTSTFQYSLTALAPCSNDVSVVTVNIQPQANAGLDGTFNLCNSTHNAIHLDDVITGQQSGGVWVQTSGLTGTFNPMSAIFTPAVGTVSATFTYTVPGVFPCPDDVSVATVILIDEPKAGTDGATTICDSNTSSIDLFGLITGEQAGGTWTRLSGTGGTFNAAAGTFVAAPGATTSTFQYGLDAVGPCAADTSVVTITILPQKIAGTDGSTTICETSTAAIDLFGLISGEQPNGIWTRLTGTGGTFNAVAGTFIPAPGATSSTFRYFLTGTTPCVDDVSVATIIINAQPNAGTDGATTICDSNTTLINLFGLITGEQTGGTWTRLTGTGGTFNAAAGTFLPAPGATTSTFQYSLTALAPCLDDVSVATININAQPNAGADGATTICDSDTSSIDLFVLITGEQTGGTWTRLTGTGGTFDAAAGTFVPAPGATNSTFQYSLTAIAPCVNDVSVATVNINAQPYAGTDGAITICDSDTASIDLFGLITGEQTGGTWIRLTGTGGTFNAAAGTFVPAPGTTSSTFQYSLTAITPCINDVSEATININAQPNAGTDGATTICDSDTSSIDLFGLITGEQAGGTWTRLTGTGGTFNEAAGTFVAATGATSSTFQYFLTGTAPCVDDVSVATININPQHIAGNDGATTICDSSTASIDLFGLIAGEQTGGTWTRLTGTGGTFNAAAGTFVPAPGATSSTFQYFLIGTPPCINDVSIATVNINPQPNAGTDGATTICDSDTSSIDLFGLITGEQTGGTWIRLTGTGGTFNAAAGTFVPAPGATSSSFQYSLTALAPCVDDVSVATININAQPNAGIDGATTICDSSTTSIDLFGLITGEQTGGTWIRLTGTGGTFNAVAGTFVPAAGATSSTFQYSLTAVAPCVNDVSVATININAQPNAGADGATTICDSSTTSIDLFGLIAGEQAGGIWTRLTGTGGTFNAAAGTFLPAPGATTSTFQYSLTAIAPCINDISVATININAQPNAGNDGATTICDSNTSSIDLFGLITGEQAGGTWTRLTGTGGTFNAAAGTFVAATGATTSTFQYSLTGAAPCVDDVSVATININPQHIAGADGATTICDSSTSSIDLFGLISGEQVGGTWMRLSGTGGTFNAAAGTFVPAPGATSSTFQYFLPGTAPCVNDVSVATVNINPQPIAGTDGATTICDSNTTSINLFGLITGEQTGGTWTRLTGTGGTFNAAAGTFVPAAGATTSTFQYSLTAIAPCVDDVSVATININAQPNAGTDGATTICDSDTSSIDLFSLITGEQAGGTWTRLTGTGGTFNAASGTFVAATGATSSTFQYFLPGTAPCVDDVSVATININPQHIAGADGATTICDSSTASIDLFGLITGEQTGGTWTRLTGTGGTFNAAAGTFVPAPGATSSTFQYFLIGTPPCINDVSIATVNINPQPNAGTDGATTICDSDTSSIDLFGLIAGEQTGGTWTRLTGTGGTFNAAAGTFVPAPGATSSSFQYSLTAIAPCIDDESVATVNINAQPNAGTDGAITICDSSTTSIDLFGLITGEQTGGTWIRLTGTGGTFNAGAGTFVPAPGATSSSFQYSLTAIAPCINDVSVATVNINPQPNAGADGATTICDSSTTSIDLFGLIAGEQAGGTWTRLTGTGGTFNAGAGTFVPAPGATSSTFQYSLTALAPCIDDVSVAMININAQPNAGTDGATTICDSDTSSIDLFGLISGEQTGGTWMRLTGTSGTFNAVAGTFVPTSGATTSTFQYSLTAIAPCVNDMSVATININAQPNAGTDGATTICDSSTASIDLFSLISGEQTGGTWMRLTGTGGTFNAVAGTFIPASGATTSTFQYSLTAIAPCIDDVSVATININAQPNAGTDGATTICDSNTASIDLFGLITGEQAGGTWTRLTGTGGTFNSAAGTFTPALGATSSTFQYSLTAITPCINDVSLVTININPQPNVIATQVSQTICSGVTTNITLSSAVPATTYTWTVVQTGVTGASNGNGNTISQVLTALGSSVGTAVYTVTPTANGCVGIPTEIVIMVNPTPTITATPVSESICSGQSTEIKLSSNIVGATYSWTVTQVGVSGATAGSGNTISQVLTATGGALGTATYTVTPMFNGCSGSPVNVTITVTPGATISATAAATSICSGERAVINLGSNLPGTIYNWNVIQATVTGATSGTGTSISQVLTVTGNIPGQATYTITPVTNGCLGTPISVTIIVNPIPVVKASPLNQTVCSGTATNIVLTSNLPNTTFTWNVIQTGVYGAASGSGNSITQTLSTVSLVQGTVDYIITPYTNGCGGMPITVSVTVNPMPEVFGNPSETVICSGDSAEFSLFPMIPGTTFTWTVEQNGVTGASDGSGNSNPLPVSQMLETTGNAPGTVTYTITPIANGCIGTPISITFTVNPLPQPQLHYGSICVDPKTGSVLSNHTLDTGLNNADYDFVWFFDGEEISGATSSTYIANQQGVYSVLVSNSLTGCVSHPVEATVTESHPAQALSLQVNEAFSNNPTITAIVTGGSGNFEYQLDGGAYQSSNVFMGVLEGLHQVHVIDAEGCTDLTQNIFVIDYPRFFTPNGDGYNDTWNIWDLQDQPNAEIFIFDRYGKLIKQIASTGDGWDGTYNGHQLPSTDYWFTVKFKDGVNREERIFKAHFSMKR